The following proteins are encoded in a genomic region of Leucoraja erinacea ecotype New England chromosome 21, Leri_hhj_1, whole genome shotgun sequence:
- the LOC129707561 gene encoding myosin regulatory light polypeptide 9, protein MSSKRAKAKTAKKRPQRATSNVFAMFDQSQIQEFKEAFNMIDQNRDGFIDKEDLHDMLASLGKNPSDEYLEGMMSEAPGPINFTMFLTMFGEKLNGTDPEDVIRNAFACFDEEGTGFIHEDHLRDLLTTMGDRFTDEEVDELFREAPIDKKSNFNYVEFTRILKHGAKDKDD, encoded by the exons ATGTCCAGCAAAAGAGCAAAGGCAAAGACTGCCAAGAAGCGCCCTCAGCGTGCGACTTCCAATGTGTTTGCAATGTTTGATCAGTCTCAGATCCAGGAGTTCAAAGAGGCATTCAACATGATAGACCAAAACCGTGATGGCTTCATTGACAAAGAAGATTTGCATGATATGTTGGCTTCTCTTG GAAAGAACCCGTCAGATGAATATCTCGAAGGGATGATGAGTGAGGCTCCAGGGCCCATTAACTTTACCATGTTCCTGACTATGTTCGGTGAGAAACTAAATGGGACCGATCCAGAGGATGTCATTCGAAATGCTTTTGCTTGTTTTGATGAAGAAGGAACAG GCTTCATTCATGAAGACCACCTGCGGGATCTTCTGACCACTATGGGTGACAGGTTCACAGATGAAGAAGTTGATGAACTTTTCCGTGAAGCACCTATTGACAAGAAAAGCAATTTCAACTATGTGGAATTCACTCGTATTCTTAAACATGGCGCCAAGGATAAGGATGATTAA